The genomic region CTGCTGAAAAAATTGCTGATTCAGGGCTTTCGCACATACACTTCTCAATAGACGGCATGGAAAGAGCGCATGACTTCTTCAGTGGAAAAGGGGCTTTTTCCAAGGTTGTCAATGCAATAAAGCTTGTTGATTCTGCAAGGAAAAGAAAAAATTCACCCCTTTCAATTGGTTTCGCCTGCACAGTAATGGAGGAGAATGTTGCTGACCTTCCTGGGATGATGCGATTTTTTGACTCTCTCTATGTTGATTCAGCGACATTCCAGCCATTGGTAAAAGACAACACAAAAATGAGGGATAGGAGCACAGATACCCCGTTTTGGATTTCTGAAAAATCCCTTCCAATCCTTGATAAGAGCATAGATGAAGTCAAGCGCTTTAAAGGAAAACACTTAAGGCTTTATGAGGAACCAGGCATAAGACTTTTCAAGAAATATTACCGGAATAAAGTTGGAAAAAATGACTGGAAATGCTTTGGTGGGTATAAGACGCTCATAGTTGCATTATGCACCCACAATCCAAAGCCGGAATTTCATGTTTACATATGCCACGGGTTGTGCGGAAATGTCAGGGAAAAGAAAATAGCAGAATGCTGGAACTCAAAAGAGGCATCCATTCTAAGAAAAAAAATTTTTGAGTGCAACTCTCCATGCCTTCAGGCATGCCATTCGCGCAGGGATTCAGAGGCAATTTCAAGAATAGCAGGGGCGTTATTAAAATGAAAAAAGAAGAGAAGATGCATATATCCCTGGCGCACCTGCCCCCTTATGGCGTAAGCATGCCTCCATTGGGCATATGCTATCTTGCATCAAAGCTGAAAGAGGAAGGATTCAGCGTGAAGGCATTTGACCTTAACCTTGATTATTACCTTAATGAGAAGGACAGTAACAAGAATGGAAACTGGTACAGCAGCAATTCAAACATTAAAGAAAGGGAGTGGCGCGAAAAAGTGTTTCGAACTTTTGCCAAAAAAATAATTCCCATTGATGAAAATAAATAATCAGATGAATTAATCAGATGAATCTCATGGAAGCAGAACTTGAAAAATTCAGGAACGAAGCAGGATTTTATCTTTCAAGGCTGGTTGGAAAGATTCTTGTCCCGCCGGAAAATGTTTATCTTGAGATAACTGCAAAATGCAACCTGCGCTGCAGGATGTGCAACCTTTGGCGGCAGGACATAAAAGGCGAACTTTCAAAGGAGCAGTGCTTCAGGATAATAGGTGATATGTCTGAGCTACGCATACCTCATCTTATCATATCAGGAGGGGAGCCGTTTCTACGGGATTTTGTCATAGACATTTCCAACTATGCAAAGAAAAAATGGATAAGGCATGTAAGCGTGATAAGCAACGGCACTCTGATAAATGAGAAAACAGCAGAGGAAATAGCCAATTCAGGAATAGACCATATCACAATCTCAATAGACGGGCTTATGAAAAACAATGACTATGTGCGCGGAAAAGGCTCATTTAAGAAAGGAGTTAATGCAATAAACCTCATAACAAAATACAGCAGAAAAATCCGGAATGGAGGTCTTACTGCAGGGATAAACTGCGTTGTCCAGAACAGGAATCTTGAGGAGCTTCCTGACATGGCAAGGCTTGCAAAAAGGCTTGGATGCAACATAATTGTCTTCCAGCCAATGCTTTCAGACAATCTCTCAATGCACAAAAGGCTGACAAGGGATGAGCTTTGGGTTCCAAGAGAGAGAATACCTATACTTGAACAGAGCATAAATGAGCTTCTTCGCATGAAGAAGGACAAAGCATATTCTGATTTGATATTTGTTGAACCGATTGTCCTGAAACTGATTAAGGATTACTATGCCGGAACAATGAAGCATCAAAACATAAAGTGCTATGACGGCTACATCAGGATTGTGATAAACAGCAGGGGTTCGCTTTGGATGTGCGATTCAAATTACGGCGAATCAACTGAGCACTCGCTTAAAGAGCTTTTCACCTCAGCATGCGCAAACAAACTTAGAAAAGGAATAAAGAAATGCGCAAAGCCATGCCTTCAGGCATGCGTCCTGAAGCCCGAACTTGAAAGCCTTGAGAAAATTTCAAAAAGATTTGCAAGCAGCATTCCAAGAGGCAAAAGTAAAAATGCTTTTTATGCGCTGAAAATTTTGGGGAATTATGAAAAGACAATAAAATCAAAATGCGACTTAAGCCCTATTGAAAAGTGCCTTGCTTTTTTTGGAAAAGGAAGCACAAACCCCGCATATGCATTGTCTGAGATAAGGAATGCCAAGAGGATAATACGGAAATTCCGTGGAGACGTTCTGAATGTCTGATGTAAATCTGCATTTTTTGGAGTTTGAAAAAAATTCAGGGTTCTACTTCTCAAGAGTGCTTAACAGCACTTTTGTAAGTCCGGAGACCCTTCAGATAAGCATAACACACAGATGCCCTCTCCGATGCAGGATGTGCAGCATTGCAAAAAATCCATCAAAAATTGAAGAGGAAATGTCTACAAAGGAGGTTAAATCTCTTATAGAGCAGGCAGCGCAGATAGGCATATCTGAGCTTTACCTTACAGGAGGAGAGCCATTTGTCCGCGATGATTTCATTGAGATTGTAAACTATGCTGAAGCCAAGGGATTAATCACTTCTGTAAACACAAGCGGAATACTGATAAACAATGATGTGGCTGAGAAGATTGCTGATTCATCGCTTTCTTACATTACCTTTTCAATAGACGGGCTTGAAAAAATCCATGATTACATAAGGGGGAAAGGAGTTTTTTCAAATGCCATAAATGCAATAAGGGAAATCAACAGAATAAAGTCAGAGAAGGGTAATGAAAAGTTGCACATAAGCCTGGTTTCTGTTATTATGAACCAGAATCTTGATGAGGTAATTCCGCTTATACATTTTGTTGAGAATCTTGGAGTAACAGGAATAAGGTTCCAGCCAGTTCTCGTGGACAATACCAAGATGTTCAGGCAGAACAACAAGAGCAGCCTGTGGATACCCAAATCAAGGCTTAAGCGCCTCAGCCAGGTTCTTTCAGAAATGGAGAAATGCAAAAAGCGCTCAAAGATTGACATAATCTTTGATGCAAAGATGATAAGCCAGTATTTTAGGGGAGAATTTGAAGCAAACAAATGCTTTGTTGGATACAATAGGCTTTTTGTCGGGCTTTGGGGCAATGTAGGGCTTGTTTGTCCTGTTGATTCAAGGAATTTTTCAAACATTGAAAACTTCCGGGAAAAAAGCCTTTCAGAAATCTGGGATTCAGACAAGGCTAAGGAAGCAAGAGTTGCAGTCAAGAACTGCAGGCAGGAGTGCGTGCAGGGCTGCGCACTGATGCCTCATGCAGAGAACTTATGGAATATGTATCTGTCTGAAATCAGGAATTTCATAAGGTATATTGAAAGCGGAAGCGAGATTGCAGAGTACATGACTCTTATAAGGAATAATCTTGAAAAATATGAGAAGATTCTTCTTCTTCACAAATCAGATGAAAATCTCCGAATAAAAATGCACACTGACTTGAAAGAAATAGAGTATGTCCTTTCAACCATAAATAAGATAAAGCAGGACATAGAGAAGAGGATAGGGAATAAAAAGGCAGCTCAACCTTTGGAAGAAAAGGAATCAGCGTATACAGAATTGATTTCTGAAAAAAGTTCACCGAATTACTCTCCTGAAAAAGCATTCTCATTATTCCTTCTAAATGCAAGATTCTATTTCTCAAAAATAATCAACCGGGCGCTTGTAGGTCCGCACTGGGTTTATCTAAGCGTTACAAACAGGTGCCTTCTTGACTGCAGGATGTGTGGAGTAAAAAAGCTTGGCGCCTGTGATGAAATGAGCACAGATGAGCTGAAGAAAATTATAAAAGAGATAAGCGAATTCGGTGGGGATCAGACAATACTTTTTACAGGGGGAGAGCCCTTCCTGAGAAAAGACATCTTTGAACTTATTGAATACTCATCTTCTCTTGGAATGCCCACAGAGATTGTAAGCAACGGGCAGCTGATTGATGAGGAACTGACAGATAAAATAGTGAAATCAGGGCTTCGAAACATTGCAATTTCGCTTGACGGCGCAACAGCCGAGGCATATGAATCAATAAGGGGAATTCCCGGCTCTTTTGAAAAAGCCAAGAGGGCGATAAGGCTCCTCTCTGAAGCCAGGAAAAAAATTGGGAAAGGACCTCAGATATCTGCATGGACAACAATGATGCGCCAGAACATAACAGAATTATCCGAGATAATGAGGCTTTCAAAGAATCTTGGAGCAGATGTCATAGTGTATCATCCTGTAATAATAAATCAGACAGATATGCAAAGGACAAAGACACACGGCCCCTTATGGCCAAATGAGGAAGACCTTAAAATATTCAAGGAAGAGATGGACAGAATAACTGAATACAGAAAAAAAAACGGTTTTGTGGCGTTCCTGCATGACCCTTCGCTGTTCTTAAGATATTTCAACGGGGAAAACTTGCATGATGCCTGGCAGTGCAATCCTTTTGAATTCCTGAATATCGGGCCAGATGGGAATATGCAAATCTGCGGAGACACATTCGGAAATGCAAAATCCGGAGTTAAGAAAGTCTGGGAATCAAAGGCAGCAGGCAAATCAAGGGCGCTTATGAAGAAATGCACCAAAAGCTGCCTTCAGACATGCTGGGCAAGGCCCGACTCCGAAAGCCTCAAGCAAATAACAGCAAAATTTGCCTATGAAATAAACCGCTCCAGGATAAGCAGCAGCATTAAGAGGGACTTTATCCTTAAGGCGCTTGAGGAGATAAACGCATTTGAAAGCACTCTGAAGCATTTTGACGGAATTTCAGAGGAGGAAAGCGAAAAATGAAAGCAGAAGAGGTAGTGATTTCCGCAACATCAAAATGCAATCTGCACTGCAGAATGTGTGATATCCCAATTAAAAGCGAAAAAGACAAAATGAGCACGGATGATTTCAAGAGCGCAATAGGCGATTTTTTAAGGGCAGGGGTAAAAAGCATTGTTATTTCTGGAGGCGAACCTCTTCTTATAGAAGGCATATTTGAAATCATATCCTTTGCCCATAAAAAAGGAATTGCTGTGTCAATCCCAACAAACGGCACGTTGATAAATGAGAGCATTGCTAAAAGTCTGAAAAATTCAG from Candidatus Woesearchaeota archaeon harbors:
- a CDS encoding radical SAM protein, with protein sequence MEAELEKFRNEAGFYLSRLVGKILVPPENVYLEITAKCNLRCRMCNLWRQDIKGELSKEQCFRIIGDMSELRIPHLIISGGEPFLRDFVIDISNYAKKKWIRHVSVISNGTLINEKTAEEIANSGIDHITISIDGLMKNNDYVRGKGSFKKGVNAINLITKYSRKIRNGGLTAGINCVVQNRNLEELPDMARLAKRLGCNIIVFQPMLSDNLSMHKRLTRDELWVPRERIPILEQSINELLRMKKDKAYSDLIFVEPIVLKLIKDYYAGTMKHQNIKCYDGYIRIVINSRGSLWMCDSNYGESTEHSLKELFTSACANKLRKGIKKCAKPCLQACVLKPELESLEKISKRFASSIPRGKSKNAFYALKILGNYEKTIKSKCDLSPIEKCLAFFGKGSTNPAYALSEIRNAKRIIRKFRGDVLNV
- a CDS encoding radical SAM protein, with the translated sequence MSDVNLHFLEFEKNSGFYFSRVLNSTFVSPETLQISITHRCPLRCRMCSIAKNPSKIEEEMSTKEVKSLIEQAAQIGISELYLTGGEPFVRDDFIEIVNYAEAKGLITSVNTSGILINNDVAEKIADSSLSYITFSIDGLEKIHDYIRGKGVFSNAINAIREINRIKSEKGNEKLHISLVSVIMNQNLDEVIPLIHFVENLGVTGIRFQPVLVDNTKMFRQNNKSSLWIPKSRLKRLSQVLSEMEKCKKRSKIDIIFDAKMISQYFRGEFEANKCFVGYNRLFVGLWGNVGLVCPVDSRNFSNIENFREKSLSEIWDSDKAKEARVAVKNCRQECVQGCALMPHAENLWNMYLSEIRNFIRYIESGSEIAEYMTLIRNNLEKYEKILLLHKSDENLRIKMHTDLKEIEYVLSTINKIKQDIEKRIGNKKAAQPLEEKESAYTELISEKSSPNYSPEKAFSLFLLNARFYFSKIINRALVGPHWVYLSVTNRCLLDCRMCGVKKLGACDEMSTDELKKIIKEISEFGGDQTILFTGGEPFLRKDIFELIEYSSSLGMPTEIVSNGQLIDEELTDKIVKSGLRNIAISLDGATAEAYESIRGIPGSFEKAKRAIRLLSEARKKIGKGPQISAWTTMMRQNITELSEIMRLSKNLGADVIVYHPVIINQTDMQRTKTHGPLWPNEEDLKIFKEEMDRITEYRKKNGFVAFLHDPSLFLRYFNGENLHDAWQCNPFEFLNIGPDGNMQICGDTFGNAKSGVKKVWESKAAGKSRALMKKCTKSCLQTCWARPDSESLKQITAKFAYEINRSRISSSIKRDFILKALEEINAFESTLKHFDGISEEESEK